AGGCTCACAACTGTGCGCATAACATCTTCCAGCGCTCCAGGCATCCATTCAACTTTTTGGGGTGTCACTTTGAATGTTGGTGGTGTGATCTCAAACCGGATATCTTCAGCGCGTTGACCTTCAACCGTAATCTCCGAACCTTCGAGGACAGTTGCTTCAAGTTCAACAGTAACATTCAAAGTTTGTCCGGGTTGGAATTGAATTTCCTGAAGGTAAGTTTTGTAGCCAATTAAAGAAACAGCGAGTTCATATTTGCCAGGAGGGATTTTTTCAATTCTAAAATTGCCATTAGTGTCAGTTGCATCACCAAGATTCAATTCAACGAGAACAACGTTTGCGTTTTGCAGAGCAGTTTGGGGTTTGACGCTTAGAACAGTTCCTTCCAAGATGCCAGTTAAGTCTTGCGGACTTGCTGCATGTGCATAAAAGCAGAAGATAAGCAGTGCGATTGATTTTTTAACCATATCCCACCCTCTTTTTTTGTTGTGAATGAAAAATTTAGCGATTCTCCGCAATTTATGCAAGAAATTATTTGTCTTCATCATTTTTTTAGTTATTTTTAAAATATATATTTTTAATTTAACCAAAAATGCAGAAACTTGGCATAGACCTCGGCGGTACTAAAACCGAAGGCATTATTTTAGATGCCCGCAATAAAGAAATTTTCCGCCTGCGAATTCCCACCGAGCAGGAAAAAGGCTACACTCACATCCTCAATAGCATCAAAAGCCTCTATGAGCATATGGTCGCTGCAATCAGGGGCAGCAGCCATACTTTCGGAATCGGCACCCCCGGAGCCATTTCCCCGCTGACCGGCCTTTTGAAAAACTCGAACACGCAATGCCTGAATAACCAGCCTTTAAAGCAAGACCTTGAACACCTGTTGAATAGAAAAATTGTAATCCAAAACGACGCCAACTGTTTTGCACTTGCGGAAGCAGCCACTGGCGCCGCAGCCGGCAAAGACCTGGTGTTTGGTGTCATCATGGGAACCGGGTGCGGCGGCGGCATTGTTCATAAAGGCGAGGTGTTAACCGGACTGCAAGCCATCGCCGGCGAATGGGGCCACAGCTCAATCGATCCGCAGGGGCCAGAATGCTGGTGCGGTTCGCGCGGCTGCAT
The sequence above is a segment of the candidate division KSB1 bacterium genome. Coding sequences within it:
- a CDS encoding ROK family protein, which translates into the protein MQKLGIDLGGTKTEGIILDARNKEIFRLRIPTEQEKGYTHILNSIKSLYEHMVAAIRGSSHTFGIGTPGAISPLTGLLKNSNTQCLNNQPLKQDLEHLLNRKIVIQNDANCFALAEAATGAAAGKDLVFGVIMGTGCGGGIVHKGEVLTGLQAIAGEWGHSSIDPQGPECWCGSRGCIETLISGGGLQRLYEMHFGERLTFEVITEKFRNGQEPEVSFMQTFFENFGRAMANLINILDPDIVVLGGGLSNIDELYTEGVKQVERFIFSGGLMTPIVKNKLGDSAGVIGAALIGC